From Echinicola soli, a single genomic window includes:
- a CDS encoding OmpH family outer membrane protein — protein MKNISKALGILGMAAILFTACNQGNQTTSTSNDGSKGSTVDLSEVKIAYINTDSVINNYQFFKDKSEEISQKGKRYESELANRAKGFEQEVSSFQQTAQNMTPNQSRAKQEDLMKKEQNLMTYRNNLMQELSADETNLYNEVYDKIQEFMKGYAEENGLEMVLSYTRGGGVWYAHDAMDVTKDVTKGLNEAYKAGDTPTPAKADKDSTAAGE, from the coding sequence GTGAAAAACATAAGCAAAGCATTAGGCATCTTAGGAATGGCTGCAATTCTATTTACAGCCTGTAACCAAGGAAACCAAACGACCTCTACAAGTAATGATGGATCTAAGGGTAGTACTGTTGATTTGAGCGAAGTGAAAATTGCATATATCAACACAGACAGCGTGATCAATAACTACCAGTTTTTTAAAGACAAATCAGAGGAGATTTCCCAGAAAGGCAAGCGCTATGAAAGTGAGCTGGCCAACCGTGCCAAAGGGTTTGAACAGGAAGTGTCCAGTTTTCAGCAAACTGCCCAAAACATGACCCCTAATCAATCCAGGGCCAAGCAAGAGGACCTGATGAAAAAGGAGCAAAACCTGATGACATACAGAAATAACTTGATGCAGGAACTTTCTGCTGATGAAACAAACCTTTACAATGAGGTATATGACAAGATTCAGGAGTTTATGAAAGGCTATGCAGAAGAAAATGGCCTGGAAATGGTACTTAGCTACACGCGAGGTGGCGGTGTATGGTATGCCCATGATGCCATGGATGTGACCAAGGACGTCACCAAGGGCCTTAATGAGGCCTATAAGGCGGGTGATACCCCAACACCGGCAAAAGCTGATAAAGACAGTACCGCAGCAGGTGAGTGA